A stretch of the Mycobacteriales bacterium genome encodes the following:
- a CDS encoding replication-associated recombination protein A, whose amino-acid sequence MGDLFSEAARDAEAATAPLAVRMRPRALDEVVGQRHLLKPGSPLRRLVEDDAPMSLFLWGPPGTGKTTLAHVVATSTDRRFVELSAVTAGVKDVRAAIDDARQQLALHGRQTVLFIDEVHRFNKAQQDALLPAVENRWVSLIAATTENPSFSVISPLLSRSLLLVLEPLDDDDVRTVIRRALAGPLDGMTMADEEVDSILRMAGGDARRALTVLEAAAGAARAHGGEAIDRAALEEAVDRAPVRYDRAGDQHYDVVSAFIKSIRGGDVDAALHYLARMIEAGEDPRFIARRLVILASEDVGLADPQALPQAVAAAHALDLVGLPEARLNLAQATIYLSLAPKSNAVIRAIGTAASDVRAGLTGPVPPHLRDSHYPGANALGHGRGYRYPHDFPGGVVAQTYAPDGVAGRDYYEPSGHGAERAAGERLAHLRRVLRGAETRDDTEGQ is encoded by the coding sequence GTGGGCGATCTGTTCAGCGAGGCGGCGCGTGACGCCGAAGCGGCGACCGCCCCGCTGGCGGTGCGGATGCGCCCACGAGCGCTCGACGAGGTCGTCGGGCAGCGGCATCTGCTGAAGCCCGGGTCACCGCTGCGCCGGCTGGTCGAGGACGACGCGCCGATGTCGTTGTTTCTCTGGGGGCCGCCGGGGACCGGCAAGACCACGCTCGCCCACGTCGTCGCCACGTCGACCGACCGCCGGTTCGTCGAGCTGTCCGCGGTCACCGCCGGAGTGAAGGACGTCCGCGCCGCGATCGACGACGCGCGCCAGCAGCTCGCCCTGCACGGGCGGCAGACGGTGCTGTTCATCGACGAGGTGCACCGGTTCAACAAGGCGCAGCAGGACGCGCTGCTGCCCGCGGTCGAGAACCGTTGGGTCAGCCTGATCGCCGCCACCACGGAGAACCCGTCCTTCTCGGTCATCTCGCCGCTGCTGTCCCGCTCGTTGCTGCTCGTGCTGGAGCCGCTGGACGACGACGACGTCAGAACCGTGATCCGACGCGCGCTGGCGGGTCCCCTTGACGGGATGACGATGGCCGACGAGGAAGTCGACTCGATCCTGCGGATGGCCGGTGGCGACGCCCGGCGCGCGCTCACCGTGCTCGAGGCCGCCGCCGGTGCGGCCCGGGCCCACGGCGGCGAGGCGATCGACCGGGCCGCGCTCGAGGAGGCGGTCGACCGGGCACCGGTGCGTTACGACCGGGCCGGCGACCAGCACTACGACGTCGTCAGCGCCTTCATCAAGAGCATCCGCGGCGGTGACGTCGACGCCGCCCTGCACTACCTCGCCCGGATGATCGAGGCGGGGGAGGACCCGCGCTTCATCGCCCGGCGCCTGGTGATCCTCGCCAGCGAGGACGTCGGGCTCGCCGATCCGCAGGCGCTGCCGCAGGCCGTCGCCGCTGCCCACGCGCTCGACCTCGTGGGCCTGCCGGAGGCCCGGCTGAACCTGGCCCAGGCCACGATCTACCTTTCCCTGGCCCCCAAGTCCAACGCAGTCATCCGCGCGATAGGCACCGCGGCCTCCGACGTACGCGCGGGGCTCACCGGTCCCGTGCCGCCGCATCTGCGCGACTCGCACTATCCCGGGGCGAATGCGCTGGGGCATGGCCGTGGCTACCGATATCCTCACGACTTCCCGGGTGGTGTCGTCGCCCAGACCTACGCGCCCGACGGCGTCGCCGGCCGGGACTACTACGAGCCGTCGGGACACGGCGCGGAGCGGGCCGCCGGGGAGCGGCTCGCCCACCTGCGCCGAGTGCTGCGCGGCGCCGAGACCCGCGACGACACCGAGGGGCAGTGA